Below is a window of Paraburkholderia kururiensis DNA.
GACCGAGAGCGGCTCCGCGCGTAGGGGCGCCCAAAGCGGCGCGAGCCCGCGCGTCGCGACGAACAGCACGGGCATCAGCGCGTAGAACAGGAACATCCAGGCGGTGTAGCTAAGCGGCTCTGCGTCGGACAACCTCACGCCGACGCCGTCGATCACCGTATAGACCGCGATGGTCGCGCCCGTCGTGAGTGCGGCGAGCGCGCCCGCGCGCGACACGTGACGCCCCTGCAACGCGATGGCGATGATGCCGCCCGACACCATCGCGATGCCGAGCGCGTGCAAGGGGCCAATCGCTTCATGCGCGAAGAGCGCCGCGCCGAGCGTGACGAGCAGCGGCGACGAGCCGCGCGCGATGGGATACGCGAGCGCGAGGTCGCTGCGGCGATACGAGCGCACGAGGCTCACGTTGTAGAAGATGTGCACGAGCCCCGACGCGACGATGTAGGGCCACGAGGCGCTGGCCGGCCGCGGACTGAACACGATGACGAGCGCGGAGACTGCCGCGATGGCGATGCTCATCCACGTCATGGACCAGAACCGGTCGCGGTTGCCGTGCAGCATCGCGTTCCAGCTGGCATGGAGCACCGCTGCAAAGAGCACGATACCGCCGGTGTAACTGAGCATCTGAATTTCGGGCCGATAAGGCGGGCAAACGGAGCGGAAGAGGGACCAGCACTGCACGGGAAAGAATATCTATCTTGGCCGCCCGCAACAAACCAGATAAATTGCCATGTCGCGTTAGAAAAACTCCCGCCATAACGTTGCCGATGTCTCGCCGATGAAAAAGGTATTGCCGCCGCTCAACGCCTTGCGCGCCTTCGAGGCAGCGGGGCGCCTCGGCAGCTTCAAGGAAGCCGCCGCGGAGCTGCACGTGACGCAAGGCGCCGTGAGCCAGCACGTGCGGCTGCTCGAAACGTGGCTTGGCGCGCCGCTGTTCGAACGGCACAACCGCCGCGTAAAGCTCACGCCCGCAGCGAAGGACTATCTGGAGAAAGTCGGCCCGCTGTTCGAGCAGCTCGCGCAGGCGACGGCGAGATACGGCCTGCCGGAAACCGTGTCGCGCACGCTCTCGGTGAACGCGCCCGCCACGTTCACGCTGCGCTGGCTGGTGCCGCGGCTCGCGACATTCCGCGCCGGGCATCCCGACGTGGAGGTTGCGGTGGAGACGTCGAACGGGCCGCTGGAGAGCTTGAAAGAGGACTACGACGTCGTGATCCGGGGTGGTCCGGACACGTTCTACGGCTATTCGATGCGGCCGTTTCTTTCCGAGGAGCGGTTGCCCGTCTGTAGTCCCGCGTTGTTGGAGCGGCTGCCGCTGCGCGTGCCGGGCGACTTGCGACAGCACACGTTGCTGCACACGTCGAGCCTTCCGCGGCTTTGGCCCGACTGGCTGGCAAGCGTGCAGCTTCCCGCATTGAGGCCGGCCGCCGCCTTGACCTTCGACCACTTCTATCTGACCTTGCAGGCGGCCATCGACGGCATCGGCATCGCGATGGGTCCCACGGCGCTGGTCTCCGACGATCTTGCCGCAGGCCGGCTCGTCGCGCCGTTCGACGGTCCGCGTCTGCCGTCGCGCAGCTATTGCACGTACGTTGCGGACACCAAGGTTGGCGACGAGCGCGTCGTGCTGTTCCGTTCGTGGCTGGAGCAGCAGGGACGCGCTTCGTGAAGCGTGGGGCTCGCGTGGTGTCTCAATTGCAACCCGCGCTTGCGCCCGGCGCCTCAGCCGCTTCCACATGCGCTCGAAGCGCCGCCATGACGCGATCGTCGATGTCTTCGCCCAGCGCGCCGCCCGTTGCCGCGAGCGCCTGCCGCACGCTGACCACGCGCCCGGGCAGGTAGTGCCGTCCGCTTCCGATGGCGTCTTCGAACGCATTGGCGCGCGCGTTGATCTCATCGGGGTCGGCGCTCACGAGCAGCACCGCGTGGGCCAACACGACGTTGAGCGGTGCCGATGACGTTTGCGAAGCCGCTTCCAGCCGACGCCAGTATTGCGCGGTGCCCGCGATCTTGCGGGCGTCGTGCGGCGGCCCCCAAGCCAGGTTGAAGCGGCCGTCGCAGAACGAGCCTTCCACGGCCTGCCAATGCGTCTGCACGCCGAGCGAGCCGAGCGCGTGGCGCAGGATCTCGCACAGATGCCGGTACACCGTCTCGGAAAGCTCGCCCACCGTGCCGCGCACGCGATACGCGAGGCTCAGGTTGACGATGCCCGGCCCCTGCGGCACGAGCCCGCCGCCCGACATGCGCAGAAAGACCGGGCAGCCGCGCTGCGCAAAGTCGGCGCGTGCACGCTCCAGCGCGTCGAAGCGCTGGTAGCTGCGCGGCACCACCAGCGACGGCGGCACTTGCCAGAGGTGCGCCACACAGCGGCCTTCGGCCGCCATCGCGAGCAGATCCCGTTCGGCGGCGAGCGGGTCGTCGGTGGCGGCGGGAAGATCGATCAGTTCGAAGGCCATAGGCGCCGGTTGGAGTGACGTCGACGAGTGACGTTACTTCGCCACGTTACGCCGTCATCAGTTCAGCCGGCGAGACGATGATCTTCACGTTGTTCTCCTTGTGGTGGACCAGTTGCTCGAAGCCCTTGTCGACAATGTCTTCCAGCTGGATGCGGCCGGTGATGAACGGCGTCACGTCGATGCGGCCGTCGGCGATGAACGCGATCACGTCCGCGAATTCGCCGTTGTAGGCGAGCGACCCGATCACCTGCTTCTCCGTGGCGACGAGGTCGAAGAAATTGAAGCTGCTCGGCTCTTCGAAAATGCCGACCATCACGCAGGTGCCCGCCTTGCGGATGGTGTCGATGGCGAGCTTCGCGGTGTCCTTGTGGCCGATGCATTCGAAGCTCACGTCGGCACCCAGCCCGCCGGTCACGCGACGGATTTCGGCCAGCGCGTCGCACGCGGACGGATCGATCACGTGACTCGCGCCCACGGCTTTCGCGCGCGCCTTGCGCGCCGCCGACATCTCCAGCGCGATCACCTGCGCCGCGCCCGCCGCGCGTGCGCAGGCAATCGTGCACAGGCCGATGGTGCCCGCACCCACCACCACGACGTTCTTTCCAAGCAGGTTGCCCGCTTTCTTCACCGCGTGCATGCCCACGGCCAGCGGTTCGATGAGCGCGCCGGCTTCCGTGGGGAAGTTGTCGGGCAGCTTGTAGAGCAGATTGGCGGGCACGTTGACCAGCTCGGCGAAGGCGCCGTTGTTCATCAAGCCGGTGAACGCGAGGTTCTCGCAGATGTTGTACATGCCGTGCGTGCAGTAATAGCAGTGGCCGCAGTGCTGGCACGCGTCGGCGGCTACGCGCTCGCCCACGGCGAAGCCCTGCACGCCCGCGCCCAGTGCCGCGATCTCGCCGCAGAACTCGTGCCCCAGGATGCACTGGCCTTGAATGCCGGTGAGCGGATGCGGCGTGTCGACGGGAATGAACACCGGCCCGGCCAGATACTCGTGCAGGTCGGAACCGCAGATGCCGCACCAGTGCACGCGAATCTGCACCCAGCCTTCGGGCGGCGCCGCGGGCAGCGGAACGGTTTCCACGCGAATGTCGTGACGGCCGTGCCAGACGGCGGCGCGCATGGTGTCGCGGGTAGAGGCGGTCGAAGAAGTCATGACGGGTTTCCTTGAGATGAGGACGCACGTTGCGCGTTCAGCTTCGCGCAACGCGCCGACGGGTATGGGCGTGATGCGGCAGGCGAAAAAAGCAAAACGGAGTTCGGCCGCTACGAGCGTTAGGGCTCGAGCATCGAAGCATCGACACTCGAAGCGGCCAGACAGACATCAACCGGCAGCCAGATGCCGTTGCAGCGCGGCGTTCACCTCACTGGCTTTTTCGAGCATCGCCATGTGGCCGGTGGCGTCGAACAGCACCACTTGCGCGCTCGACGGCGCCTTGTTCGCCTGGGTCGAAGGGATCACCTGATCTTCTTTGCCCCAGAACACGAGCACGGGCTTGCCGAATTGTTCGAGCTCGTCCGCGAGCACGGCCGACTGCCTGCCGTTCGCGAACAACGCCGCGCCCAGTTCCGCGAGCAACGGCTCGACGCCATCCATGCGCTTGAACTTCAGCATGTCGTCGATCATCTGGCGGTTCACCAGCTCCGGGTTGGCGAACAGCTGCTCGAGTACGGGCTTCAACTCGCGGCGCGACTGCGCCTGAACGAAGCCGTCGGTATAGCCGCTGTTGATCGCGGTATCGAGACCCGCGGGGCTGACGAGCGCGAGGCTCGCGACCTGCCCCGGCGCCGCGGCAGCCATCTGGATGGCGATGGCGCCGCCCATCGAATGGCCGACCAGATGCGCGGGGCCGTTCACGTCGGCGGCGCGCAGGAACTTCAGGACGAAGTCGGCGAGCGCGGCGATGGACGCGCCCGGCAGCTTCGCCTCGCTCTGACCGTGTCCCGGCAGATCGAGCGCGATGACCGGGTGCTTCTCCGCCACCGCGTCCAGGTTGAAGAGCCAGTTGTTGAGGTCGCCGCCGAAGCCGTGAATGAAGAGCACCGGCGTGCCGTGCTCCGGTCCGCGCTTCGCGTAGCGCACGCGGATGCCGTCCACGTCCGCGTATTGGAACTGCGGGCCGGCGTCTTCGTCGTCGCTGTCCGCAGCGGGCACCTCGTACGCCGCGATGTAGGCGTCGATCTCGGCGTCGCTCACGTCGTTGTCCGCCAGCACCGCGAGCAGCGCCTTCACCGGCAATGTCTCGCCGCTTTGCGCGACGATGCGGCGCAGCAGTCCGGCGTCGGCGGCTTCGACGGCGTTGGAGATCTTGTCGGTGTCCACGTCCACCAGCGCTTCGCCCACTTCGATGCGTTTGCCTTCTTTCACGAGCCAGTCCTGCACGGTGCCTTCGCGCATTTCGAGGCCCCACTTGGGCATGACGATGGGAATGATCTGACCGGCCATCAGCGGTTTCCTCCCTGGCTCTTGCCATTCGCGTAACCGACAGTGCGGCGCGCCGCTTCGGCAATCTGCGCGCTGCTCGGGATATACAGGTCTTCGAGTGCCGGAGAGAACGGCACAGGCACGTGCGGCGGCGCGACCATTTCGATGGGCCCCTTCAGTGCCTTGAAGATCTGCTGCGCGACCTGCGCCGAGATATCGGTCGCGATGTTGCAGCGCGGGCTCGCTTCGTCCACCACGACGAGGTGCCCCGTGTTCTCCACGGACTCGAGCACCGTGTCGATGTCGAGCGGCGAAAGCGTGCGCAGGTCGATCACTTCGGCCTCGATGCCTTCCTTCGCGAGCGCCGCAGCCGCATCCAGTGCGCGATGCACCATCAGCCCGTAGGTCACGATGGACACATGCTTGCCGTCGCGCACCACGTTGGCCTCGCCGAACGGAATGGCGTACGAGTTCTCGGGCACGTCGCCTTCGAAGCCGTAGAGGTTCTTGTGCTCGCAGAAGATCACCGGGTCGTTGTCGCGAATGGACTGGATCAGCAGGCCCTTGGTGTCGTACGGCGTGCTGGGGCACACCACCTTCAGGCCAGGGATGTGCGTGAAGAGCGGCGTGAGCATCTGCGAGTGCTGCGCGGCGGCGCGAAAGCCCGCGCCCACCATGCAGCGGATCACCACCGGCGTCTCCGCCTTGCCGCCGAACATGTAGCGGAACTTGGCTGCCTGATTGAAGATCTGGTCGAAGCACACGCCCATGAAGTCGATGAACATGAGTTCGGCGATGGGACGCATGCCGCACGCCGCGGCGCCGATCGCTGCGCCCACGTAGGCGCTTTCGCTCAACGGTGTGTCGAGCAGGCGGTCGCCGTGCTTTGCGTAGAGGCCTTTCGTGACGCCGAGCACGCCGCCCCAGGCGTCCTTTTCGCCTTCGGCGCCGGCGCCGCCGACAATGTCTTCGCCGAGCATGATCACGCTCGGGTCGCGGGTCATTTCCTGGTCGATGGCTTCGTTGATCGCCATCTTCATGCTGAGTTTGCGGGCCATGATGCGGTTGTCCTGTGATGGGTCGCGTTCGTTGTGTTCGTCGCGTTCGTTGCGTTCATTGAACGGGCGGGTCAGTACTTCACGTAGACGTCGGTGAGCAGGTCGGCGGGTTGCGGCTGCGGCGCCGCCTTCGCTTCCTGCACCGCGCGCTCGATGAGCGCGGCCACCTCGCGGTCGACGTCGTCCAGTTCGCCCTGCGTGAGCACGCCGGCTTCGGTCACGCGCGCCGCGAAAATCTTCAGGCAGTCGCGGTGGGCGCGAATGTTGTCGAGTTCGCCGGGCGCGCGATAGGTTTGCGCATCGCCTTCGAAGTGGCCGTAGAAGCGCACCATCTTGCATTCGAGCAGCGACGGCCCACCGCCTTCGCGCGCGCGGCGAATCACTTCGCCCGCAGCTTCGTGCACGGCGAAGAAGTCGGTGCCGTCCACGGTCACGCCCGGAATGCCGAAGCCCGCGGCGCGATCGACGTAGCTGTCCACCGCCGTGGCGTAGTCGCGCGAGGTGGCCTCGGCGTAGCCGTTGTTTTCGATGACGAAGATGACAGGCAGATTCCACACAGCCGCGAGGTTCAGGCTCTCGAGGAACGTGCCCTGGTTCGACGCGCCGTCGCCCGCGAAGGTGATGCCCACTTCGCCCTTGCCGCGGAATTTGGCGGCGAGCGCCGCGCCGCAGATGAGCGGCGCGCCCGCGCCCAGAATGCCGTTGGCGCCCATCATGCCCTTGGAAAGATCCGCGATATGCATGGACCCGCCCTTGCCGTTGCACGAGCCGCCGGTCTTGCCGTAGATCTCTTTCATCATGCCGATCACGTCCACGCCTTTGGCGATGCAGTGCCCGTGGCCGCGGTGCGTGCTGGCGATGCGGTCGCCGTCGTGCAGGTGATGCAGAATGCCCACGCCCGCGGCCTCTTCGCCGGCATAGAGGTGGACGAAGCCCGGAATGTCGCCGCGCGAGAAGTCCACGTGCAGGCGCTCTTCGAAGTCGCGGATGGTGCGCATCCTGCGGTAGCAGTCGAGCAGTTCTTTGCGCTGCAACGGCAGGGAAGGTTTCGCAGTCATGCTGTCTCCTTGGTCGGTTTGGTTTCACTGTTGCGAGGGAAAAGGCAGAGATGCCAGCGCGGATGCGAACGGCGGCGCGCGCAGCAAGCCGTGCGTGGCGGCATGGAGCAGGCATTGGGCGACGTCGACGGAACGGAAGGCGCGTTCGCGCAGCGTGATCGTGAGGCGGTCGTCGGGGCCGAACGTGATCTCGCGTTCGCCGTCCAGCGCGACCACGCCCGAGCGTTGGCGCACGCGTACCGGCTCGCCGTCTTTGAGGCGATGCCAGCCATGGATGGGCACAGGCTGCAGCAGGCCGGGCGCAATGGCGGCGTGCAGATGAAAGAGCGGTGGGGCTGCTTCGGATTCGGAGGACGGCGCGCGCGAATCATGCGGCGCCACTTCGACATGCAGGCCGCCCGGTTCGCGGCGACCGACGGGCGCGAGCATGCCGCCAATGGACGACAGGCCGATCGCTTCAGGATCGGCAAACGCCATGTAGACGGCCGCGAGCGAATCGGTGCGCCATAGCGCCTTCGCGCCGATGTAGTGCTCGTGCGCGATGGCCACGTCCACCAACGCGATGTCGTGACGTACCGCGCCTCTCGCCGCATGGAGCGTCACGTCGAGCCGCTTGTTGTAGACAAGCGCGATATCGGGCGCGATGCGGCCCGTGGCGTAGAGACCCACTGCGAGGCCCGCAAGCGTGGCCTCGCGCAGTTCGGGATACGCGTTGTTGGTGCCGGTGGAAAGCCCCGCGATGGGCACCTGCCCGCACTCGCGTACCACCGCGCGGTGCGTGCCGTCGCCGCCCAGCACGACGATGGCCGCGACCTGCGCTTCGCGCAGCAGGCGTGCGGCGAGAAACGTGTCGTCGACGCGCGCCGTCGTGGGCATGGCGAGCCACTCCAACTGGGGCCAGGCGTGCGTGCTGCCCGAGGCCGCGCGTTCGCGGGCCAGATGCCGCTCCAGCATGGGCCGCAGCCCCTCGCGGTCCGGCATCATCAGCACCCGCGCTACGCCGCATGCGCCGAGCGCGGCCATCGCGCGCAGCACGATGTTGACGCGGTCCGCCAGTTGCAGACTGTTGGCATTCGCCACGACGCGCCGGATGTCGCGAGCCGACACCGGGTTGGCGATGATGCCCACCGCTTGCGGCCGAACCGGGGCGGGTTCGCGCATGCCTGTCTCCTGTCTGTTTGTACTGACAGGCGTATCTGCAACAGGTATGCCAACGCGAATCCCGGCCGGCAAGGCGCGAGATTTACGGGATTACCCCGAAAAAAGGCAGGCGAAAGAGACGAACGAGCGAGGTGCCCGAGACAGGTGTCACAGCATCACGTGCATCGCGGTAGACAGGCGTATCGAGGTGCCCGGCGAGCCTCGCGCCGTCAGCTTGCGCGGGGGCGCACGTGGGTTTGCGTTGGCCCGGCGGCGACGCTGTCGCTGCGGTTGGGCGACTGGATGCCGTAACGCGCCATGCGGCGGTACAGCGTCATGCGGCTCATGCCGAGCTGGCGCGCGACAGCGCTCAGGTTCCAGCCGCACGCGCGCAGATGCTGTAACAGCAGCGTGGCTTCGGGCGGCAGCGCGCGCGGTTGCGGCGCAGCTTCCTGTTCCTGCGCGGGATGGGGCCGCGGTGGTGTCGAACCCGCTGCGGCGTATTCGTCGGCAAGCCAGGCGCTCTCGCTCGAAGCTGCGGTAGATGCAGCCAGCGCAGACGGCCCACCGATGCCTTCAGGCAGATCGCTTGCCTCGATATGCCGG
It encodes the following:
- a CDS encoding DMT family transporter; translated protein: MLSYTGGIVLFAAVLHASWNAMLHGNRDRFWSMTWMSIAIAAVSALVIVFSPRPASASWPYIVASGLVHIFYNVSLVRSYRRSDLALAYPIARGSSPLLVTLGAALFAHEAIGPLHALGIAMVSGGIIAIALQGRHVSRAGALAALTTGATIAVYTVIDGVGVRLSDAEPLSYTAWMFLFYALMPVLFVATRGLAPLWAPLRAEPLSVALSLAGGLVSIAAYGIVIWALQSGAMGAVSALRETSVVFAVLIGRVFLREAVSPTRWLACVVVAAGAVCLGL
- the gcvA gene encoding transcriptional regulator GcvA; translation: MKKVLPPLNALRAFEAAGRLGSFKEAAAELHVTQGAVSQHVRLLETWLGAPLFERHNRRVKLTPAAKDYLEKVGPLFEQLAQATARYGLPETVSRTLSVNAPATFTLRWLVPRLATFRAGHPDVEVAVETSNGPLESLKEDYDVVIRGGPDTFYGYSMRPFLSEERLPVCSPALLERLPLRVPGDLRQHTLLHTSSLPRLWPDWLASVQLPALRPAAALTFDHFYLTLQAAIDGIGIAMGPTALVSDDLAAGRLVAPFDGPRLPSRSYCTYVADTKVGDERVVLFRSWLEQQGRAS
- a CDS encoding lipoyl protein ligase domain-containing protein — translated: MAFELIDLPAATDDPLAAERDLLAMAAEGRCVAHLWQVPPSLVVPRSYQRFDALERARADFAQRGCPVFLRMSGGGLVPQGPGIVNLSLAYRVRGTVGELSETVYRHLCEILRHALGSLGVQTHWQAVEGSFCDGRFNLAWGPPHDARKIAGTAQYWRRLEAASQTSSAPLNVVLAHAVLLVSADPDEINARANAFEDAIGSGRHYLPGRVVSVRQALAATGGALGEDIDDRVMAALRAHVEAAEAPGASAGCN
- a CDS encoding 2,3-butanediol dehydrogenase, whose amino-acid sequence is MRAAVWHGRHDIRVETVPLPAAPPEGWVQIRVHWCGICGSDLHEYLAGPVFIPVDTPHPLTGIQGQCILGHEFCGEIAALGAGVQGFAVGERVAADACQHCGHCYYCTHGMYNICENLAFTGLMNNGAFAELVNVPANLLYKLPDNFPTEAGALIEPLAVGMHAVKKAGNLLGKNVVVVGAGTIGLCTIACARAAGAAQVIALEMSAARKARAKAVGASHVIDPSACDALAEIRRVTGGLGADVSFECIGHKDTAKLAIDTIRKAGTCVMVGIFEEPSSFNFFDLVATEKQVIGSLAYNGEFADVIAFIADGRIDVTPFITGRIQLEDIVDKGFEQLVHHKENNVKIIVSPAELMTA
- a CDS encoding acetoin dehydrogenase dihydrolipoyllysine-residue acetyltransferase subunit, giving the protein MAGQIIPIVMPKWGLEMREGTVQDWLVKEGKRIEVGEALVDVDTDKISNAVEAADAGLLRRIVAQSGETLPVKALLAVLADNDVSDAEIDAYIAAYEVPAADSDDEDAGPQFQYADVDGIRVRYAKRGPEHGTPVLFIHGFGGDLNNWLFNLDAVAEKHPVIALDLPGHGQSEAKLPGASIAALADFVLKFLRAADVNGPAHLVGHSMGGAIAIQMAAAAPGQVASLALVSPAGLDTAINSGYTDGFVQAQSRRELKPVLEQLFANPELVNRQMIDDMLKFKRMDGVEPLLAELGAALFANGRQSAVLADELEQFGKPVLVFWGKEDQVIPSTQANKAPSSAQVVLFDATGHMAMLEKASEVNAALQRHLAAG
- a CDS encoding alpha-ketoacid dehydrogenase subunit beta yields the protein MARKLSMKMAINEAIDQEMTRDPSVIMLGEDIVGGAGAEGEKDAWGGVLGVTKGLYAKHGDRLLDTPLSESAYVGAAIGAAACGMRPIAELMFIDFMGVCFDQIFNQAAKFRYMFGGKAETPVVIRCMVGAGFRAAAQHSQMLTPLFTHIPGLKVVCPSTPYDTKGLLIQSIRDNDPVIFCEHKNLYGFEGDVPENSYAIPFGEANVVRDGKHVSIVTYGLMVHRALDAAAALAKEGIEAEVIDLRTLSPLDIDTVLESVENTGHLVVVDEASPRCNIATDISAQVAQQIFKALKGPIEMVAPPHVPVPFSPALEDLYIPSSAQIAEAARRTVGYANGKSQGGNR
- a CDS encoding thiamine pyrophosphate-dependent dehydrogenase E1 component subunit alpha; its protein translation is MTAKPSLPLQRKELLDCYRRMRTIRDFEERLHVDFSRGDIPGFVHLYAGEEAAGVGILHHLHDGDRIASTHRGHGHCIAKGVDVIGMMKEIYGKTGGSCNGKGGSMHIADLSKGMMGANGILGAGAPLICGAALAAKFRGKGEVGITFAGDGASNQGTFLESLNLAAVWNLPVIFVIENNGYAEATSRDYATAVDSYVDRAAGFGIPGVTVDGTDFFAVHEAAGEVIRRAREGGGPSLLECKMVRFYGHFEGDAQTYRAPGELDNIRAHRDCLKIFAARVTEAGVLTQGELDDVDREVAALIERAVQEAKAAPQPQPADLLTDVYVKY
- a CDS encoding ATP-NAD kinase family protein; the protein is MREPAPVRPQAVGIIANPVSARDIRRVVANANSLQLADRVNIVLRAMAALGACGVARVLMMPDREGLRPMLERHLARERAASGSTHAWPQLEWLAMPTTARVDDTFLAARLLREAQVAAIVVLGGDGTHRAVVRECGQVPIAGLSTGTNNAYPELREATLAGLAVGLYATGRIAPDIALVYNKRLDVTLHAARGAVRHDIALVDVAIAHEHYIGAKALWRTDSLAAVYMAFADPEAIGLSSIGGMLAPVGRREPGGLHVEVAPHDSRAPSSESEAAPPLFHLHAAIAPGLLQPVPIHGWHRLKDGEPVRVRQRSGVVALDGEREITFGPDDRLTITLRERAFRSVDVAQCLLHAATHGLLRAPPFASALASLPFPSQQ